TAGAACGAGTTAGTTAGGACAGATGCCTGAAGGCTTTACTCACAGCATCCACAAGGTTTTCACTATCATTGATAATCTGACTAACATAGTTTTTCAATCTAGCCCAGAACTTTTCAATTTTGTTGAGGTCTGGAGAATAGGCGGGTAAAAATAGCACTTCACATCCCGCTTTAGCTAACAATTTTTTGATTCTCTCTTTGGGATGAAAACTGGCGTTATCAATGATGATAATTTGACCGGGTAGTAGTTCGGGTAATAGCAATTGTTCTATCCACTCACACACCAACTCTGTATTACAGTACCCCTCAAACACCATTGGCGCGATCGTGGAACCACGCCACCAACCGCTGATCACACTAACTCGTTCGCTACAGTGACCTAACTTTAAAGCCTCAAATCTTTCTGATTTGTGACAATATCCATAAGGATAATCGATGGTGTTATCTATTCCAGCTTCATCAATATAGACAAATCTTTCCGGGGCATAACCTCTGATTTTTTGGAGAAACTCTTTTCGGGCTTCTTCATCTCTTTCTCTGTAGCCATAAGTTTTTTTTTTCTAGTAAATCCAATTCTTTTGAGCGCTTGACCAATTCTCATCCTACTGACTGGGTTAGCCCATTTTTGCGCCATTTTTTCTTGGGTCAAATGCCCATATTGTTCGGCCAACTTTTGAAAGGCTTCTAAATCGTCAATTTTGGGCTTCGGCCCTCGACGATAGTTAGTTTTAGCGGCCACCGTCCCAGTTTGTTTCTTCCGTTTCAGCCATAGGTCTAATGTATTACGACTAATATTGAGGGTGCGACAGACATGGCTTTTTTTCTCCCCTCGCTCTACGGCACTCACTGCTTTCTGTCTTAAATCATCACTATAGGGTGCTGCCATGAAAGCTTCTCCTCATTTCTTTTTCTCTATTATGTCCTAACTATCCCGCTCTTTGCTATATACGGAAATTTTCCGTGTTATCACGCCAAATACGCATTTTTTTAAGAATCTTTCCGTATATTACGCTCAAATGGAGCGATCACGAGAAGTTTTCCGTATAATATTACGATAAGCGTGTTATGCCGATTAGCGTACTCTTTTATGAACCCTCCCCCACCCCGAAAACTCCTAGACGTAGTGCGAGAGACGATCCGCCCTACCGCATTACTCCTACCGCACCGAACAAACCTATCTGGACTGGATTAAGCGTTATCTGCTCTTCCATCAGAAAAAACATCCCCGTGAAATGGGGGGTGAAGAAATTAGAGCCTTTTTGACCCATCTTGCCGTTGATAAAAACGTTGCCGCCGCCACCCAGAACCAAGCCCTCAACGCCATCCTCTTCCTTTATCGGGAAGTTCTTAAAATTGAACTGGGTAATATCGGTGCATATTTACGGGCAAAACGCTCCAAACGCCTGCCCACCGTCCTCACCAAAGAAGTAAAAATGGCTGATGATTTTAGCGATCGCACAACAAACTGCGATCGCTGCCCAGGTAATTCTCAACCCACCAAAGTTAGGATTGCTCATCGAAGAAATTGAATCTCTTGAGAAGCAATTACTGAGCTTGCGGGTTGAGAGTCGAAGTTATCCCTTAAATGAGCTAATCGCCTTTAGCTCGGCTTTTATGACGATGAAAGCCATTGCCAGCAACTTAAATCAAATGAGTCAAGACTTACCTGCCTACACCCAATAGGGGCTAAATCCCTTCTTTTCTAGCTAAAAGGACAGGACAATTGACATTAACCCGCACATAATCCGAGAGGGAAGTACCGAGAAGGCGATCGAGATCTGGTAAACTCTTGGCCACGGAAGGACGGCGATCGGGCGAACCCAACAGTAAGAGATCCACATTATAATCATCGACGAGTTTGCAGAGT
This Microcystis wesenbergii NRERC-220 DNA region includes the following protein-coding sequences:
- a CDS encoding site-specific integrase, whose protein sequence is MLFHQKKHPREMGGEEIRAFLTHLAVDKNVAAATQNQALNAILFLYREVLKIELGNIGAYLRAKRSKRLPTVLTKEVKMADDFSDRTTNCDRCPGNSQPTKVRIAHRRN
- a CDS encoding IS630 transposase-related protein is translated as MAAPYSDDLRQKAVSAVERGEKKSHVCRTLNISRNTLDLWLKRKKQTGTVAAKTNYRRGPKPKIDDLEAFQKLAEQYGHLTQEKMAQKWANPVSRMRIGQALKRIGFTRKKKLMATEKEMKKPEKSFSKKSEVMPRKDLSILMKLE